From Staphylothermus hellenicus DSM 12710, a single genomic window includes:
- a CDS encoding vWA domain-containing protein: protein MWRNIVFIIDTSYSMSRKFNDFVPNKIRAVKEVLAYALTRLFDKYKDVRVGAVVFFSKAYPILSLTISREGVLMSIRELEILGEGSAPGDGLIEAVKMMRRKNGLKETIMITDGGFNEGIPLNIAAIYAANSGVKTSFIAIKDYVNTTDLDQMFYSTKICNGEVLIVENKSETIMGLMKLFRNIFSGNQK from the coding sequence ATGTGGCGCAACATAGTTTTTATCATTGATACCTCGTATAGTATGAGCAGAAAATTCAATGATTTTGTCCCAAACAAGATCAGGGCCGTTAAGGAAGTCTTAGCATATGCTCTAACAAGATTATTTGATAAATATAAAGACGTTAGGGTTGGAGCTGTAGTCTTTTTTAGTAAAGCTTATCCAATCCTATCCTTAACTATAAGTAGAGAGGGAGTTTTAATGAGTATAAGAGAGCTGGAAATACTGGGTGAAGGCAGTGCTCCCGGCGATGGATTGATCGAAGCAGTTAAAATGATGCGAAGAAAAAATGGTTTAAAGGAAACTATTATGATAACCGATGGCGGCTTCAACGAAGGCATCCCCTTAAATATAGCAGCAATTTATGCGGCAAATTCAGGTGTTAAAACAAGTTTTATTGCAATTAAAGACTATGTAAATACAACTGATCTCGATCAAATGTTTTACTCGACAAAAATATGCAATGGCGAAGTACTAATTGTTGAGAATAAATCAGAAACGATAATGGGGTTAATGAAATTGTTTAGAAATATATTCTCTGGTAATCAGAAATGA
- a CDS encoding ribbon-helix-helix domain-containing protein has product MVEIELGDILKEKLKRLVELGYYSSISEAVRDAVRRFLERIDLKEIALNLYLRGEASFQYITSFAEMSFDDMIEYFLARGLYPMLGATSMNEIFFLDPQNKHVLDPLTIYIIYKADLFEVVKKLSNKGYVFYIPSSISGWAEALFFRRLSSYLKNEGFIKFFDVGNLRVHSDNVKLTLHEQYAIYFSKKYKAVLISDDIRTREYAAKNNVVSTSVLSLIYTLQRELSMDQIRDYIFRLKTIPISVPEEFLGGI; this is encoded by the coding sequence ATGGTTGAGATAGAACTAGGAGACATACTTAAAGAGAAACTCAAAAGACTTGTAGAATTGGGATATTATTCTAGCATTAGTGAGGCTGTCCGTGATGCTGTTAGAAGATTTTTAGAGAGAATTGATTTGAAAGAGATTGCTTTAAATCTTTATTTAAGAGGAGAAGCAAGTTTTCAATATATTACTAGTTTTGCTGAAATGTCTTTTGATGATATGATAGAGTATTTCCTTGCTAGAGGATTGTATCCCATGCTTGGAGCTACAAGTATGAATGAAATTTTCTTTCTAGATCCACAAAATAAACACGTTCTAGACCCATTGACAATATATATTATTTACAAGGCTGATTTATTCGAGGTAGTAAAGAAACTTTCAAATAAGGGATACGTATTCTATATACCAAGCTCCATTTCTGGATGGGCTGAAGCCCTATTTTTTAGACGCTTATCAAGTTATTTGAAGAATGAGGGTTTCATAAAGTTTTTCGATGTAGGTAATCTGAGAGTTCATAGTGATAATGTTAAATTAACATTACATGAACAATACGCGATCTATTTTTCCAAAAAATATAAAGCCGTGCTCATATCGGATGATATTAGAACTCGTGAATACGCTGCTAAAAATAATGTAGTTTCTACAAGTGTGTTATCACTAATATATACTCTTCAACGCGAGTTATCCATGGATCAAATTAGAGATTATATTTTCAGGCTAAAAACCATCCCTATCTCTGTTCCCGAAGAATTTCTAGGAGGAATCTAA
- a CDS encoding S8 family serine peptidase codes for MVKQLSTILVLALLVLSITVYIAPATTTSVTEPNNNGLWQSKVDPLLLKDSFYEEGFLKKFGVNAPRFSSDMIPGEPVKIIRKGQVKIGIVASSNIDINDLARHTEGIIFGHRIGSIWYVEAWATKEDVEALAKNPNIQRIFPEISPINTIFSEKNLESRSIGKLEPTLYAATSTIGASKVWEEYNITGRGVKVAVVDTGVDFGITDLGPDAIARTNNGVPLIFDSDEIGLVLTFNTVTKDSSGFININSPVMYFDWFGLYFGYPAIGKTSYGWVTASTPNGDSVKVFPLSSFYVGNIHSKDDTFKFGIAVQTVWPSYGEALIQYTVPILFADTNDDGYYDTVYADISTTYYYVIEALSEVNYTTVTPDPSWQDFSFADEPAAYYGSEVLARDFTGDGVNDISIGTLAGYTYDWLGLFTESSEGDWDIAWENYAHILPGLDPYGNYVSIAYDWYGHGTSCASVIASRGRTVYNLGYGTYRLKGVAPEAKIASAPGYLINAITSEFFFAGFDPAGVPWNWTLTGNHKAHVISNSWGSSYIALSGFMSGADPMSMLENYITSVSGTVIVHAMGNGGPGYGTATMPGAADLVISVGASTLFDYRPLYGYLPGPGGEVVSWSDRGPTDLGTAKPDVVNIGSFAWAPSPWHFGLGNGSMAYNLFSGTSEATPMTSGSVALIINAYMSKYGEPPTPGYVKTILKSSARDLGYDPYVQGSGQVDVYNAVTAVLNESIPRVYSYSVYDNLEKLGYQLEPVEDTQIYTGPMAAGSSKEYTLYINGTGNYKLKAYTFQVTRENLINYLDLDRAIAWTPEGPIPLSNLIVGVENDELILNISYPLISHILIPVKESAYNNDYYVQFIASYPYKVFDPMGRNGEYTSPIYQGPWILVGAEAHYWFDLDGNGIPEMSETSRINYDIRYANSLHVQIGKPVEKINYITERVSEYLGGLPTNITKGLLFDLRVFINTYYYLNGYVIVPFKLEIVRAKPVKWDWISLPASSSGGEVNVKINVPENAKPGAYEGYIVVNNGSKKVLVPVSIVVKQTITPNDKYVELHGPMTGTLYENYYVEGAFDWSWRYESGDWRMFPIDINDSSIVGLVVSVKWKGNDTNIDLAVAGYGSPEFLAGPPDTEYYGSVIAAKLSLYLYGSGWCTHYDKPAARFAEVFAPITTTGTYWVIIRNTLIDASKYYPEPFKIIIVPIRASARAITIETEASSSTGSAETVFTENLILYGSYTLSYAKLHTVVVEGNASITVPSELGFGNYHVIPIRINTTTNTNVTAYLIVELTYIPQYSLGLTLNGIRDSTNVPGTIIIPIQVIHTQYSPDLVFNDVRVSTNIRGFTIIPI; via the coding sequence ATGGTTAAACAATTATCTACGATATTAGTATTGGCTCTTCTTGTATTGAGTATTACTGTGTATATAGCTCCCGCAACTACAACTAGTGTTACGGAGCCTAATAATAATGGCTTATGGCAGAGCAAAGTTGACCCCTTGCTATTGAAGGATAGCTTTTACGAAGAAGGCTTCTTAAAGAAATTCGGTGTTAACGCGCCTAGGTTCAGTTCTGATATGATCCCTGGAGAGCCGGTAAAGATTATTAGGAAGGGACAGGTTAAGATCGGGATAGTTGCTTCAAGCAATATAGATATAAATGATCTAGCCAGACATACTGAGGGAATAATATTTGGTCACAGAATTGGTAGTATATGGTATGTGGAAGCATGGGCTACTAAGGAAGATGTAGAGGCTCTAGCTAAAAACCCCAATATACAGAGGATTTTCCCCGAAATATCTCCTATTAACACCATATTTTCAGAGAAGAATTTGGAAAGCAGGAGCATAGGAAAGTTAGAACCAACACTATACGCTGCTACTAGTACAATTGGTGCATCCAAGGTTTGGGAAGAGTACAATATTACCGGTAGAGGCGTCAAGGTAGCAGTTGTCGATACAGGCGTAGATTTCGGCATCACCGATCTAGGGCCAGATGCTATTGCTAGAACAAATAATGGTGTCCCACTAATATTTGACTCAGACGAAATAGGTTTAGTGCTCACTTTCAACACTGTTACCAAGGATAGTTCTGGATTCATAAACATTAATAGCCCAGTAATGTATTTCGACTGGTTCGGGCTCTACTTTGGATATCCCGCCATTGGTAAGACAAGCTATGGATGGGTAACTGCATCCACACCTAATGGTGACTCTGTTAAGGTATTCCCTCTGTCAAGCTTCTATGTCGGAAACATACATAGCAAGGATGATACATTTAAATTTGGAATAGCAGTTCAGACCGTATGGCCGTCTTACGGAGAAGCACTAATTCAATACACGGTTCCTATATTGTTTGCAGACACTAATGATGATGGATATTATGACACAGTATATGCAGATATATCAACAACATATTACTATGTGATCGAAGCACTTAGCGAAGTAAATTATACAACTGTAACCCCTGATCCTTCATGGCAAGACTTCAGCTTCGCTGACGAACCAGCAGCATATTACGGCTCCGAAGTCCTTGCCAGAGACTTCACGGGTGACGGAGTTAACGATATAAGTATTGGTACATTAGCTGGATACACTTATGATTGGCTCGGATTATTTACAGAATCATCAGAAGGCGACTGGGATATTGCATGGGAAAACTATGCCCATATATTGCCTGGACTAGACCCCTATGGAAACTATGTATCAATAGCATATGACTGGTATGGACACGGCACAAGCTGTGCTAGTGTAATAGCTAGTAGGGGAAGAACAGTATATAACCTTGGATATGGAACCTACAGGCTTAAAGGCGTTGCTCCCGAAGCTAAAATCGCTTCAGCACCAGGCTACCTAATAAACGCGATTACATCAGAATTCTTCTTCGCAGGCTTCGATCCAGCAGGTGTACCATGGAACTGGACTCTTACAGGCAATCATAAAGCCCATGTTATCAGTAATAGTTGGGGAAGCAGCTATATTGCTTTATCAGGCTTCATGTCCGGAGCCGATCCCATGAGTATGCTTGAAAACTATATTACATCAGTATCTGGAACAGTTATAGTTCACGCTATGGGTAATGGAGGCCCTGGTTACGGCACAGCAACAATGCCGGGTGCTGCTGATCTAGTAATAAGCGTTGGTGCAAGCACATTATTCGACTATAGGCCACTATATGGGTACCTGCCCGGTCCAGGAGGAGAAGTTGTTAGCTGGAGCGATAGAGGCCCAACAGATCTAGGAACAGCTAAGCCTGATGTAGTGAATATAGGTAGCTTTGCATGGGCACCTTCTCCATGGCATTTTGGCTTAGGAAACGGATCTATGGCATACAATTTATTCAGTGGAACAAGTGAAGCAACACCAATGACTTCTGGAAGCGTAGCATTAATCATAAACGCTTATATGTCTAAATATGGCGAGCCTCCTACACCAGGCTATGTCAAAACAATTCTTAAGAGCTCAGCTAGAGACCTGGGATATGATCCATATGTTCAGGGATCGGGTCAGGTAGACGTATACAACGCTGTTACCGCAGTATTAAATGAATCAATACCTCGTGTCTATAGTTATTCAGTATATGACAATTTAGAAAAACTGGGATACCAGTTAGAACCTGTTGAGGACACACAGATCTATACAGGTCCTATGGCTGCGGGCTCATCCAAGGAATATACATTATACATTAATGGAACAGGTAATTACAAGCTTAAAGCTTACACGTTCCAGGTAACCAGAGAAAACCTAATAAACTACCTCGACTTAGACAGAGCCATAGCATGGACACCTGAAGGACCCATACCATTATCCAACTTAATTGTAGGCGTAGAAAACGATGAATTAATTCTAAATATAAGTTATCCACTTATATCACACATACTAATACCTGTCAAGGAATCAGCATACAATAATGACTATTACGTACAGTTTATAGCTAGTTATCCATACAAAGTATTTGATCCTATGGGCAGGAATGGAGAATATACCTCTCCCATATATCAAGGTCCATGGATACTTGTTGGAGCAGAAGCACACTACTGGTTTGACCTAGACGGAAACGGTATTCCAGAAATGAGTGAAACATCTAGAATAAACTATGATATAAGATATGCTAACAGCCTCCATGTACAAATAGGCAAACCAGTTGAAAAGATCAATTATATCACAGAGAGAGTTAGTGAATACTTAGGTGGACTACCAACGAATATTACTAAGGGCCTATTATTTGACCTCAGAGTATTCATTAATACATATTATTATCTAAACGGATATGTTATTGTACCATTCAAGCTAGAAATTGTCAGAGCCAAACCGGTTAAATGGGACTGGATAAGTCTTCCAGCCTCATCAAGCGGTGGAGAAGTAAATGTAAAGATTAATGTCCCAGAGAATGCGAAGCCAGGTGCATATGAAGGCTACATTGTTGTAAATAATGGCTCTAAAAAAGTATTAGTACCTGTCTCAATTGTTGTGAAACAAACGATTACGCCAAATGATAAATACGTTGAACTACATGGGCCAATGACTGGTACATTATATGAAAACTACTATGTTGAAGGAGCCTTTGATTGGTCGTGGAGATATGAAAGCGGAGACTGGCGCATGTTCCCAATAGATATTAATGATAGCAGCATTGTCGGCCTAGTGGTTTCCGTTAAATGGAAAGGCAATGATACAAATATTGATTTAGCCGTTGCCGGCTACGGATCACCAGAATTCCTAGCTGGCCCACCCGACACAGAATACTATGGCTCAGTAATTGCTGCAAAATTATCACTATACCTATACGGATCTGGATGGTGTACACACTATGACAAACCAGCAGCAAGGTTTGCAGAAGTATTTGCACCAATAACTACAACTGGAACATACTGGGTAATAATCCGCAATACTCTAATCGATGCATCAAAATATTATCCAGAACCATTTAAGATAATAATAGTTCCAATAAGAGCTAGCGCCAGAGCAATAACAATCGAAACTGAAGCAAGCAGTTCAACAGGGTCAGCTGAAACAGTATTTACCGAGAACCTAATACTATACGGCTCATATACATTAAGCTATGCAAAACTCCATACAGTTGTTGTTGAAGGTAATGCTTCCATTACTGTGCCTAGCGAATTAGGTTTTGGCAACTACCACGTGATTCCAATAAGAATCAATACCACTACGAACACAAATGTTACAGCTTATCTCATCGTGGAGCTAACCTATATTCCACAATACTCACTAGGCTTAACATTAAACGGCATAAGAGACTCCACAAATGTTCCAGGAACCATAATTATTCCGATACAAGTAATTCATACACAATACTCCCCAGACCTAGTATTCAACGACGTTAGAGTCTCTACAAATATTAGAGGATTCACAATCATTCCGATATAA
- a CDS encoding methyl-accepting chemotaxis protein, with protein sequence MTTRSLFGIILLVSMVLALGIGTLPVIQIARATITGRPTVYFFNGTNITTGDPLSVPAFLGTGQYLAIDLRNTSISGAQIWVWFSKDGSATIASGDAVYIGPIYMGDVVASTPATIQVPVYAPFNKTVGDYVAVSIGYNWVNITKLPGMFDGGTTYWIKVTDVNPSERPNIPSSDVAVSTNRLMFEPSFDAYSVVDNDFTTVPNEPIIVRGYSTAIGGEYDVTVDSSVVATVSTQVITEPAVPPNPEWTWGGFEAQIEAPDLELRLGTENASSFTVSVMNNSATLASWNFTQEPRRVCIDSTPYENEGDYTGSLILNTGEQYSIRMRNFPYEGSVDIKLDNTVIATNVALDEHGSVLNYTIVIPYLPSGTYNMTFTDNDGVVYWFKVTVNLTVTPYITVEPTEGYVGDQVTVCGYNFNAYEGQNINIWFHVSSITGMYYRALNFTVPAPHWCVVITVPNATYGSHYVLATEDDPLAPQYTTTPPNEIARTEFFVKSKLVVEPAKVSCNGEMLKIIGTGFPGHHDYDIIIDMSYFYLARSDDYGFLHAKVPVTGCCCGGVHSVALYDSSGPAVPVAVAYFNVTGPTLQDVMNRLDSINGSLVSIQGDIAVIQTQLGDVRVGIDDLKAMITSMGDEVLLKLDDMNSSLANLVITKNGEVVATITAQIDELRPIIRDINNGVATIQTNLGTVMADASAILGNQARILELVVVNNNTLAVIQTKVGEVLASINAVNDLINSKVLVDTGNILSKLDSVMGSLADIKSMSTDVKGGINDIKNSLSGLNGKVDDLSGKIDSSTSTLSSKIDKSTGDLSSKIDNLGTSITDKLSKSTGDLTNLVNMYGITSIILIIIAIVAALYGAFRKKP encoded by the coding sequence ATGACAACAAGATCCTTGTTTGGAATAATACTACTTGTCTCAATGGTATTGGCATTAGGAATTGGCACATTACCAGTGATCCAAATAGCTCGCGCAACAATAACTGGCAGACCCACAGTATACTTCTTCAACGGCACAAATATTACCACAGGCGATCCCTTAAGCGTACCTGCTTTCTTAGGAACAGGTCAGTACTTAGCAATTGATCTTAGAAACACTTCTATTAGCGGTGCACAAATATGGGTATGGTTCTCAAAGGACGGCAGCGCTACGATAGCATCCGGAGATGCTGTATATATTGGTCCCATATACATGGGTGACGTGGTAGCCAGCACTCCCGCCACTATACAGGTCCCAGTCTATGCACCATTCAATAAGACAGTTGGCGATTATGTTGCAGTCAGTATAGGTTATAACTGGGTAAACATCACGAAGCTTCCAGGAATGTTTGATGGCGGCACTACTTATTGGATCAAAGTAACAGATGTGAATCCCAGTGAAAGACCCAATATACCATCTTCCGATGTAGCTGTGTCCACCAACAGATTAATGTTTGAGCCAAGCTTTGACGCATACTCTGTCGTAGACAACGACTTCACTACTGTTCCCAATGAGCCTATTATTGTTAGAGGATACTCGACAGCTATAGGTGGAGAATACGACGTAACAGTAGATTCAAGTGTAGTAGCTACAGTTTCAACACAGGTAATAACAGAGCCAGCAGTCCCACCAAACCCTGAGTGGACTTGGGGAGGATTTGAAGCCCAAATTGAAGCACCTGATCTAGAGCTGAGGCTTGGTACTGAGAACGCGTCAAGCTTCACGGTCTCTGTCATGAACAACTCAGCGACTCTTGCATCTTGGAACTTCACACAGGAGCCTAGAAGAGTATGTATTGACTCAACACCATATGAAAACGAAGGAGATTACACAGGGAGTCTAATACTTAATACGGGAGAACAATACAGTATTCGTATGAGGAACTTCCCATATGAGGGATCTGTTGATATAAAGCTGGATAACACAGTTATTGCAACCAATGTAGCCCTAGACGAACACGGTTCAGTACTTAATTATACAATAGTGATACCATACTTGCCGTCTGGAACATACAATATGACGTTCACAGATAATGACGGCGTAGTATACTGGTTTAAGGTGACTGTTAATCTAACAGTAACACCCTACATTACAGTCGAGCCCACGGAGGGATATGTGGGAGATCAAGTAACTGTTTGTGGATACAACTTCAACGCCTATGAAGGACAAAACATTAATATATGGTTCCATGTAAGCAGTATCACCGGCATGTATTATAGAGCACTGAACTTTACAGTTCCAGCTCCACATTGGTGCGTAGTAATAACTGTGCCTAACGCTACATATGGTAGCCATTATGTGCTAGCAACAGAGGATGATCCATTAGCGCCCCAATATACTACGACCCCGCCAAATGAAATAGCTAGAACAGAATTCTTTGTGAAGTCCAAACTAGTGGTTGAACCAGCCAAGGTTTCATGCAATGGAGAGATGCTAAAGATAATTGGTACAGGCTTCCCAGGACATCATGATTATGATATAATTATAGACATGAGCTACTTCTACCTGGCAAGATCAGATGATTACGGTTTCCTGCATGCCAAGGTTCCAGTAACAGGTTGTTGCTGTGGAGGAGTTCATTCAGTAGCCCTCTATGATAGTAGTGGGCCCGCTGTTCCCGTAGCAGTAGCATACTTTAACGTGACTGGGCCAACCCTACAGGATGTTATGAACAGACTTGACAGTATCAATGGATCCTTAGTATCTATACAGGGCGACATCGCTGTTATTCAGACACAGCTCGGCGATGTCCGGGTAGGAATCGATGATTTGAAGGCCATGATTACTAGTATGGGTGATGAGGTATTATTGAAGCTTGACGATATGAACAGTAGCTTGGCTAATCTGGTTATTACTAAGAATGGAGAAGTAGTGGCCACGATCACTGCTCAGATCGATGAGCTAAGACCTATAATTAGGGATATAAACAATGGTGTAGCAACTATACAGACAAACCTTGGCACGGTTATGGCTGATGCATCAGCTATCCTAGGAAACCAGGCTAGGATATTAGAGCTTGTAGTTGTCAATAACAATACCCTAGCAGTTATTCAGACAAAGGTAGGAGAAGTACTAGCAAGCATTAACGCTGTAAACGATCTAATTAACAGTAAGGTCCTAGTAGATACTGGAAACATATTGAGCAAACTCGACAGTGTAATGGGTAGCCTTGCAGACATTAAGTCGATGTCCACAGATGTAAAGGGAGGCATAAACGATATTAAGAACAGTTTAAGCGGCCTTAACGGTAAAGTAGACGATCTCAGCGGCAAGATCGACAGCTCCACAAGCACATTATCATCAAAAATCGATAAGTCAACAGGGGACTTAAGCAGTAAAATCGACAATCTCGGTACAAGCATAACAGATAAACTAAGCAAGAGCACTGGTGACCTTACAAACCTAGTCAACATGTATGGAATAACATCAATAATACTCATAATTATAGCCATAGTAGCAGCACTATATGGAGCCTTTAGAAAGAAGCCTTAA
- a CDS encoding 30S ribosomal protein S25e: MVRNKPGKKESSGASRVSIASQIDLTLELIKRFERDLKRGAFNILTPYTLAQAYNIRISVAKKLLREAANRKLLVLYSGGRTPIYIKA; this comes from the coding sequence ATGGTGAGAAATAAGCCAGGCAAAAAAGAAAGCAGTGGGGCATCTAGAGTATCGATTGCTTCACAAATAGATCTAACCCTCGAACTCATAAAGAGATTTGAACGAGATCTGAAACGTGGGGCATTTAACATACTAACACCATATACTCTTGCACAAGCATATAATATACGGATAAGTGTTGCTAAGAAATTACTGCGTGAAGCTGCTAATAGAAAATTATTGGTACTATATAGTGGTGGTAGAACACCTATATACATTAAAGCTTGA
- a CDS encoding DUF1614 domain-containing protein, whose product MFSLVLSPINIVLKEYMAGGYTINFQRKYVFFYGIPVPIVMPVIVARKIVVAINVGGALIPLMISSIILCNLFIKDLGFFVTALLVILMTTITSYLSAKAIPGVGIAVPGLVPPLTAVITTLLLINNPIYSVPIAYVGGVLGSLIGADILRLKKEFYKFINVYGSSFLSIGGAGTFDGIYLSGILAAALALIFSK is encoded by the coding sequence TTGTTTAGCCTGGTTTTGAGCCCGATAAACATAGTGTTGAAGGAGTATATGGCTGGGGGTTATACTATAAATTTTCAGCGGAAATATGTTTTCTTCTATGGTATACCAGTGCCTATTGTTATGCCTGTTATTGTTGCACGTAAAATAGTTGTCGCGATCAATGTTGGTGGAGCGCTTATACCATTAATGATCAGTTCTATAATACTATGTAATCTATTCATTAAGGACTTAGGTTTTTTCGTAACAGCATTACTTGTTATATTAATGACTACGATAACTTCATATTTGTCTGCAAAGGCAATACCTGGAGTAGGTATAGCTGTGCCTGGCCTAGTTCCACCATTAACAGCTGTTATCACAACCTTACTGCTTATAAATAATCCCATTTATTCTGTTCCTATAGCTTATGTGGGGGGAGTGTTGGGGAGCCTGATAGGAGCAGATATTTTAAGGCTCAAAAAAGAATTTTATAAATTCATCAACGTGTATGGATCATCATTTCTAAGTATAGGTGGTGCTGGCACATTTGATGGCATATACTTATCCGGGATTCTAGCTGCGGCTCTAGCCTTAATATTTAGTAAATAA
- a CDS encoding gamma-glutamyltransferase family protein, protein MVFGVIGREGVSSQIYTASLAGLRVLENGGNAFDAAIAVSSVLSIMLPYTGGIGGDGFLLAKTGNGEIIAYNGSGRSSRIFPVDKFILGRPERGPLTITVPGLVDLWDWVWENYGSKDPLEIFKYAISLAENGFYVSEQLNNAIHSSYSSLQQYSMWKSTFGAYRTGDIARLPRYARVLKIISRRGFREFYEGKLAEEIIEKLRNQGVPITYEDFSTHKGEPVNPLKTNYKGYKLFELPPNTQGITTLELLKLIEYSGINTKPYDSIERIIEFFNLAIAAYDDRDKYVADPSYYRFDPYKILSRKYLVDRIKEFASNRNNELTSMDTTFFITSDRYGNIVGFIQSIFYPFGSGIVVEDIPFQNRAIGFTPEKNHPNSPAPRKRPKHTLSILLAENDEETYIIGCAGGDLRPQIHSIVFTNIVDYNMSLAEAIHAPRYIVTKYHGRQILRAAIERSLGISLNNENIKIIDALSRSVGNVQAIKAHKKGYYNLAADLRGGGIALAHN, encoded by the coding sequence ATGGTTTTTGGAGTAATTGGGCGAGAAGGTGTCAGCTCTCAAATATATACTGCTTCTCTCGCAGGCTTACGTGTTTTAGAGAATGGGGGTAATGCGTTTGATGCCGCTATTGCTGTAAGTAGTGTATTATCTATAATGTTACCTTATACAGGTGGTATTGGAGGCGACGGTTTTTTACTTGCGAAGACGGGAAATGGTGAAATCATAGCTTATAATGGATCAGGCCGTTCATCCAGAATATTTCCTGTAGATAAGTTTATTTTAGGAAGACCTGAAAGAGGACCTCTAACTATTACAGTGCCGGGATTAGTTGACTTATGGGATTGGGTTTGGGAAAACTATGGTTCAAAAGATCCTCTTGAAATATTTAAATATGCTATAAGCCTAGCTGAAAACGGCTTCTATGTATCGGAACAATTAAACAATGCAATACATTCATCATATAGTTCCCTACAACAATACAGTATGTGGAAATCCACATTTGGAGCCTATCGCACCGGAGATATTGCTAGACTTCCAAGATATGCTAGAGTATTAAAAATAATATCGAGGAGAGGATTTAGAGAGTTCTATGAAGGAAAACTAGCTGAGGAAATAATCGAAAAACTCCGGAACCAAGGCGTCCCAATAACATATGAAGACTTCTCGACCCATAAAGGTGAACCAGTTAATCCGCTAAAGACAAACTATAAAGGCTATAAACTCTTCGAGCTCCCACCAAATACTCAGGGCATAACCACGCTTGAACTCTTAAAATTAATTGAGTATTCAGGAATTAACACAAAACCTTATGATAGTATCGAGAGAATCATTGAATTTTTTAACTTAGCAATAGCAGCTTATGATGATAGAGATAAATATGTTGCTGATCCCTCTTATTACAGATTTGACCCATACAAAATATTGTCGAGGAAATATTTAGTAGATAGGATAAAAGAATTCGCATCAAACAGAAACAACGAACTAACATCTATGGATACAACCTTCTTTATTACAAGCGATCGATACGGAAACATTGTGGGTTTTATTCAGAGCATCTTTTATCCTTTTGGTTCGGGAATAGTTGTTGAAGATATACCTTTCCAGAACCGAGCCATAGGATTTACTCCTGAAAAGAACCATCCTAACAGCCCTGCTCCAAGAAAAAGACCAAAACATACATTATCAATCTTATTAGCTGAAAACGATGAAGAAACATATATTATAGGTTGTGCAGGAGGGGATCTTAGACCACAAATACACAGCATAGTGTTTACAAATATCGTAGACTATAACATGAGCTTAGCAGAAGCAATACACGCACCTAGATATATAGTTACGAAATACCATGGGAGACAAATCCTAAGAGCAGCTATAGAGAGAAGCCTGGGCATAAGCCTCAATAATGAGAACATAAAAATAATCGATGCATTATCACGCAGTGTCGGCAACGTACAAGCCATTAAAGCTCACAAGAAAGGCTACTATAACTTAGCAGCCGATCTTAGAGGAGGCGGGATTGCATTGGCTCATAACTAA